TCGACACAATGAGTACGGTTACAAGAAGTGCTGTTGCTGGTGGAACCACCACCGTGATTGCATTCGCATCACAGGATGCGAACCTAAAAGGTCCTAAGGCACTTTCAGACTCTGTTGGCAAAACAATTGAATCCTACGAGAAGGAAACTCTTTACTGCGATTATGGATTGCATCTAATACTCGtcaaattggaacaagaaACGCTCAATGCATGTGGTGCGCTAGATGAACAATTGTGCAATTTGTACAAAGATCAGGGAGTTAGTAGTGTGAAAATCTTTATGACTTATCCAGGGTTACAAATGTCAGATTATAGCATCTTAAACACCATGTATGCTACTaggaaaaatggtattaCCACTATGGTTCATGCAGAAAACGGTGATATAGTTAAATGGATGACTGATTCACTCGAAAATCAAGGTTTAATTGAACCTTACTACCATGGAGTTTCGAGACCTACAATTGTGGAAGGTGAAGCTACTAATAGAGCCATTGCTTTATCCACTATGATGAATACACCAGTTTTGTTCGTACATGTATCTTCACCTGAAGCAGTGGAGGCTATAAGAAAGGCACAAACGAAGGGTATCAAAGTGTTTGCAGAAACATGTCCACAGTACGTAGTATTATCACATGAGGATACAAAATGCCATCATGGAGACACCGACCGGTTTGAAGGCGCTAAGAACATTTGCTCCCCTCCTTTGAGGGAAGATCAAGTTAAAGAATGCCTCTGGAGAGCTATGGATAATGGTACATTTACCATTGTAAGTTCTGATCACTGTGCATATCTTTACTCCTCGGAACACAGAGGTAAGCACAATGCATTTGACCAAGGTAAGGGTGGTAAATTCAGATACATTCCGAATGGAATGCCAGGTGTATGCACTAGAATGCCACTAGGTTTCGATCATGGGTACTTGAATAAAAACATATCATCCCTCATGAAGTTCGTTGAATTACACTGCACTAATCCAGCCAAATTGTATGGTTGTTATCCTCAGAAAGGTGCATTGTTGCCTGGTTCCAGCGATGCGGATATTCTAATTTGGTATCCCAATAAAGATGAGAGAGGACGCACAAAGATTAATAACGAAATGTTGCATCATTCTTGTGACTATACTCCTTATGAAGGTTTAGAAGTCAAGAACTGGCCTCGATACACGCTGGTACGTGGTAAAATTGTGTTTAAAGAAGGCCGTTTAATTTCTGGACATGCTAGTGGACAGTATATTAAGAGGAAAGCGATCAGCGATCCTACCGACAAATGGGTCAATGAATGGAGACCCGCTTACAATCTCTCCAAATAGATACACATgcatttaaaaatttaaaatttaaaatttaaaattttcaatgtGATCTTGTCTGTCCTCCTCATTCGAATCTTGTTTAGACTTGGACGGCTCTTCAGCTTCCTTATCGTTATTTGATATAGCATATATGGTCCTAGAACCCGTAGTATCTGAAGCAGTATcggattttttttctttcattaTAGTAAATAGTGGACGAGGAGCTTCATCTGGTTCCTTACTGGCTTCCTGTggttcaatttcaatggGTGCTTCAATGGCCTGAGTGTTATTATCTTTCTGCTCGACCTTTGCAGCATCATCTTGATAGACAAGCCCTTCTGATTGATCTTCGATCTCTTCTTGTTCCGGTTCATCTAATAAGATCATTTGGCCAAAATACTTGGTTTTATCCTTAGTTCCTTGCTGTGTCGATAATGTACCATAAGTATCTCCCTTCAAGTTTTCGATCCCCCAATTCAGACCTGCTACCtttaaatttggataacTGGGCGGCATTCCagcatttttcatcttcataCACCATGGAGGTAATTGACCTTCACCTAAGTTCATGATTGATCTTAATTCAGCACTAATTTTACCTGGCTTCTTGTCTCtaaccaatttcttccatTGTGCCTCTTCATAAAGATTCCTACCTTCATAGTATAAATCACCAAAGGGTAGCAAAACATCAGGTTTCCAATTGGTGCctaatttgaagaaaacgTCATGAAGCTTTTTGTAATCTATGTCAAGTGTACCTACCTTTGGTTGAACTCTTGCCCTAGCGGTTTCCTTAAGAGTTGAATCTTTCGTCTCATCTGGCATAACCTGTCTCATCTGTTCGATATCAGTCTCCTTGATGATTTCTGGTAGTTCAAATGGTCTCTTCTCCAATAGTGAGCGTCCTGACAAGTACTCCTTCTTGTTTTGCCAATGTGATGGCACCGGAACCatattctttgaagatttaatTGACGCTTGGAGGTAAGGATATTGAGAATCACGATCGTACCATTCAATAACCTGAGGATACGGTActgattttttcaactcATATAATGTCGGTTTAGAAACCTTTCGTAGTTTTCTTTTGGATAAAAGTCGATCTTTTTGattattctcatcttcatcaaccTCTTCTACCATAGGTGGTACTTCTCCtggttcagcttcatcatcatataCAACTACTTGGCTCGAAGAACTATCCTGAggtatttggaatttttcgaatAACGGTTCGAACTGTTTCTCTAGAGTAGATTCATGTTTGGTAGTCTCCTTACCGGATTCCTTGTGGTGAGCCCTTCTAGTGTCTAATAACTTGGCAATCTCGAGCTTTCCATGGGGATTAGAATTTTGATTCCTAGTAGAATGCCTTTTACCCTTTCGACCCATAATAAATCTACAGCTGTAATGAATATCTGTATCTTTTGTATTTTAGAAGTGTCGATGAGTTACTACTTTTCATCGCGATGAGCTAGCTTGAAATATACAAAGTACAAATAGTGAAAAAGGGTTGTTAAATCTCATTATCAATAACAAATTGTCCAGTTCATTAGCTTATATAGTCAGATATTATGCATTGGAAACTATTGATGTAGCTATAGCTAGCATTTCCCTAAAGCTAAATCTTATATTCTTCGAACGTGTtagttcttcaaattcctGATCCCAGTACCATCATTCTAGGGTCTTTATCTtactttcaaatcttttcatagtcttttcaaacttttcatcattactCTGGATGGAGTCCTCTAAATCTTTTAAGCATTTCTTAATCTCACTAGTCAACTCAAATACAGTTACCGTGCTTCCCTGCTTATCATCTTGTTCTGTGGTCGTTTTCCCCGTAGAAGCCGATGAAGAACTAGTTAGAGGTGTCTGTTCCTCTCTATTCGAAGTTCTATCAGGGCTTGCTGTACTCATTAAAATTCTCAGGGTGGTTCTTCCGTATATATGTGACCCTTTCAAAGTGGTTTCTTATTGTAAATCTTAAATATTCTTTATAGTGATGATTTTCCAGCTGATACTGTACCGATGATTTACCATGTCGAGGCTAAAAGCCATCAATGGAATAATGCTAAGACCAATCATATGGAAACGACCCTCGAGCAACGATGCCATTTTACAATTCATTAGACAGAATCAAGAAATCTCCCAATCAAGCGTTTTCCAGGGAACTCTCTATGAGCATACTGTAATGAGGGAGCTGAGTGGAAAACTGAGTATGAACCAACTGCAAAAAATCGGTGGCTCTCATGATCGTGGTGTAGATATTAGAGGACAATGGCCATTAGATTTTGTGTTCGGTCAAGTAACTAAAGTTGTCCCGTTAGATGCCGTTCCCAAGCGGTGCAAGATCCACGGTACTACTCTGAAGCCTTTAAGATGTAAAATAGAGGAgaatgatggtaaattggatCCGTTAAAGGCACTAGTGCAGTGCAAGGCCTTTAGCGGCTCTAAAGTATCGCCAAGAGAGTTCAGAGAACTTGTAGGTACGTTTGCATCAATAGTACCTGATTCACAGAGGAACCGTAGTGTAATCTTGATGTGTTCCCCAAATTTACTTACGAAGGAAGGGTTGAGTCTTATAAACACTGTAAAAGTGCCATTGATTTATCTTAGAATTGAAATGCTACAACGAATAGGTGACAATTACGATGTGGACAATTCAGGTAGATTACTGAATTATTACGAGAACGACTACGCAGCAGCACTGTTGCAAGGGTGTGGTATTAAAGAATGGTTAAAATTATCACTTTATAGACGATGAGAAATCTatgtattttttctttaacttGTTCATTTGATGTATTTACTGAATGTGAGTTCTTCCCGACATAACgtaaattgaaatcaaagacAACAAGAAGATAATTATCCAAAGAACCAAGTAACCACCCAGTTTCGACCAAAGCAGTACATGAAAGGTATTCCATTCgatctttccaatgctTATAGAGTTTAATACTGTTCTGTAATTGCCAAGGATTCACGATGATATCATCACATAAAGAATCTACACGGAAAAACTCTTAGAAGAACGCTCTTTTGAAAGCGAAGAGAACCTCTGCAATACTGACCGTAGCCACAGGACATCATCAGAGCTCCTCGAGGTTCTAAATCACATCCTATGCCAAACATATATGTTTAAATACAATACCCGCCGTAAATCACCTTTCGAACTCCGAAAGATAATCTCCTGTCCGAAAACCAGGGGTGTCCGGTAAGGGTTTATCTATCCGCCACACCCTGGTTGTCCGGCGGAAAGTTAGTCCGAGTATATCTTGCTTTATCTATGATGCCCTAACTTTCCTAAAAGACTGTACCCTAATCTCTTATTTTCCTCGGTaataaaatctttaacaaAAGTACTTAAACGAGATTAAAGGTCTCTATGTAGAATGAGTCCATCTGATCGAGAAGGACTTAAAGGAAACAAGAACCTTCCACTTTGATACATTGATATTCGAGGATCTTAAAAAATCGATTCAATTGTATTATAACTCCTAATTTTAAGTTAAATCgataacaacaacaataacaatgtCATCCTCACCCCCACAAGAGCTTAAGAAGAAACCAATCTCGTTTTCTAACATTTTACTAGGTGCTGGTCTCAACCTAGCTGAAGTCTCAACTTTGGGACAACCATTGGAGGTTGTAAAGACAACCATGGCTGCTCATAGACAATTCACATTTGCACAAGCCATTAGACATGTGTGGTCACGTGGTGGTATCTTTGGGTTCTTTCAAGGTTTAATCCCATGGGCATGGATTGAAGGCTCTACTAAAGGTGCAGTACTTCTATTCGTGTCTGCAGAATCTGAATATCGTTACAGAAGTTTCGGATTGAACAACTTCTTCGCAGGTATAATGGGCGGTATTACAGGTGGTCTCGCACAAGCATATCTTACAATGGGATTCTGTACATGTATGAAGACCGTTGAAATTACTAGAAGTAAAGCAGCAGAAGCAGGAATTCCACCTTCTACATGGCAAATCTTCAGACAAATTTATGCAAAGGAAGGTATTAGAGGTATTAATAGAGGTGTTAACGCTGTTGCCATTAGACAAATGACAAATTGGGGTTCTAGATTTGGTTTGGCACGTTTAGTTGAAGAGGGTATGAGGAAATTCTCCGGTAAGGGAGCTGATGATAGATTATCAGCTGTGGAAAAGATCGGTGCCTCcgttgttggtggtggGTTATCAGCATGGAATCAACCAATTGAAGTGGTGAGAGTTGAAATGCAATCGAGAACCCATGATCCAAATAGACCCAAGAATTTGACGGTTGCCAAGACCTTAAAATACATCTACCAATCAAATGGTCTAAAAGGTCTTTACCGTGGTGTAACTCCACGTATAGGTCTAGGTGTCTGGCAAACCGTTTTCATGGTCGGTGTGGGTGATATAGCAAGAGAATTCGTCGCCAAGTTAACTGGTGAAAAACCAGCAGGTAAGCATTGATCGGCGATTTGTACGTATATTATCATAAGCacaaataataataaaatgaCAAACTACTTTTACAAACCTATCTATAATAGACAACTTAATTCACTGGAGATCTTGAACCCCATTTATCATAACCGTAAAGCCCGCCAAGTGTCATAGATAAACCGACTAATTGAATGACATTTAATTTCGATTCCCAAACTAAAGCGACTAGAATGATAACAATACGTTTCATAATGTTAGCCACACTGTAATTGACCGAAGATAACATACCAATTAACTGGAATGCCAGTAGTgcttgaagaaaatgggCAAAGCCATGCAATACGATTAGTGAGCTAACTCTACCGtttaaatcttggaaaacGCTTTGATGTTGAAATAATTCATTTGTTAAAAATGGTGGCAATGTTAGCAGAAATCCCATACATGAACAGTAGAAAAGAATGgtaattttatcaatttgtAGTGGGGAAACCTCTTTCCTCTTTGAAGTTGTTGGCGACGATGAAGGTAAAATTCCTCTATTACGTTTAACCGTTAGAATTCCCTTGgcaaaaatattttgagaTACGAAGATTAACATTGATAATGATGCGAAAATGAAACCTGATCCCATTTGTAAGTTTTTATTCGAGGAGCTGTTTGGAGTTCTACTACCATGGGTTGCCCAGCAAGTAACCATAACTCCCATAATAAGCGGTATTAGTGTATAGTAAGTCATTGGATTATACTGCCTGCCTTGAAATAATCTGTAATAACTAACTGTGATGATGGGCGAAAGTGCCTTTATGGAATGGACTAATGAAACAGGTATCAGAGAAGTCGCCTTGTGAGTGCTAATGTGACcaataaattggaaaatccCCATGGGAAAAGTCGTCATCAAGACGATTTTACAGGGTACTAAAAACTTCCCTGAAATGGAATCCTTGAAATTACCATCCAAATAACAGGGCAGTATACCTTCAGGGAAGTTAGAACAAGCTCTTGCTAAACGGCCTGTTTGTAAACCAGGTCTCTGCAAATAATTGACCAAAGTAATGAAACCTACACACAGCAGGGCACTTGCTAAAAATTGCAATTCCGTTAATGCTACTGGATGtgtaaattctttcaaaatagcCTTGGAAAGATTGCTGGAAACAGATGAAGTCACGTACCAAATTAAACAGATGGCTGTAACTTTGATGTCAACTTCAGGTAAGTACCTTTGAACATCTTGGGGGAATAAACCAACGAACTTCTGTTTGCAAAGTGCTATGCGACTCAGAGGTCCCTGGCCTCTGACTAATAGCTTAGGTCTATCCAGTAGATCCTGTTGCTTTCTCGCTTGCGTAGACTCAGTGGCATATGCATTGTTATTTACCGATAGTCTCCTATGAGTAGTACTCTGAGTAGTAATCATGATGACAGTAGAAGTAATAATACTATAGTGCAGAGCTGTCTCAGTGACAGGAGAACTTCTGATGTTGGTATTTTTCtaagttgaagaaactaGTAGAAATATATTAAACTAGTATCCTGAAGGAGcagagaaaaaaaaattctgaaggaaaaacaaacaaacaaataCAATAACTCAGATGCTGTTGCaatcaacaagaatttgagTGTAGGAGATCTCCTTGGAACttatcttttcaaataatagtgatattttttttcattctcGTTGTTTGTTTATTTATTTTTcggtgaaaaaaaaaaatcgaGCTCATCGCCACTGCAATGAGGAAATGGATGCCCATAATGGAAACTGCAAGTTTGCTGCATGGCTGGATTAGTCCTTCTAATTGAGACTGCAATTGCATTCGGAGTCAAGATTCCAGTGCCCGGTTTCCCTATAAGTATCGGTAACCCACTTGAGCTAAACCATTACAATTCCAATTCCCTCTCGCTATTATTAGTGTTTCCATTATGTCTTGCACGTAATTTCGActcaaatttttctcttttccttttgttgCTTTTTGTACCATGGAATCTCTGTGACAACCTCTTGTATGCCTCCTTCGTTGTCAGTGGAGTACCCATTTCATCTCGGTACACTAAGTTAATTTCTGCATTGGGGTCTTGGTTAACGTCATTTGAGGACGGCAGCAGTTCCTTTTTTTGCAAGAAATGCAGTGTTGATGCAAGCCCTGTGGAGAAATCGAGGGCTTGCGACTCTGTAGTTGCAGGGACACTGGACTCCGCAACTTCCACTGGCTTGGGGccttcttgttctttctgCTCTTGCtctttattttcattttccactaTATTCACTCTCAGAGATTCCAGGAATTGCACATTTTCGTCAATGACTAGATCTGAATTCTTGTTCACTTGTGCGAGATTTGCAGACCTGTCCTGcctttccaatttttccctTTGAATCTGCTGGGCAATCTCCTGTGGTGTCTGTATTCTGTTTTTTAGCAGTGGTCTGGATGCAACTGAAATTTGCTCCTGGGCTTCTTCAGtatcctcatcttcatctatCAATGCCACCGGTTGGATCTTGGATGGTAATTTGACCCTCGACTTAACGTCTCTTTTGCTTCTTTTCTTAATTTTGACAGGCTGGAAATCTGTAGGGTGGtcgttatcatcttcatcatcctgCTCATCAAATTCGACTTTAATCTTACCTTCAGCAGCAGGCTTGCTCTCAGTAACCTTGTTTTCACCGCCCACTGTTACCACTGTCTCATCGTTATCCTTCGACCGTTCATCCTTATCCAGATCGAAACTTGACACTTGCAAAGGTTTGAACTTTCTATGcttattcaatttcttcaacctTATATTTTCACGATCTCTTTGTGATTGAGTCAATACCGTATTCTCTAGTATATCATCGCCtccatcttcatcgtttAGAGACTGTTCCTTAAGTGTAAGAACAACGCCGTTTTTCGAAtcgatttcatcaattccaTGGGAGATTCTCAAAGATGGcagttcttcttctggttcatcttcatgAATCACCTTGATCGGTTTATGTCTCTTCTGAGTCCCGATCTTGCTTAACCAAtctttatcatcttcttgcACATGGGACGAGCTTGGTGAGTTTCTCAAAGAGGCTAGTCTCTTGCGTAGTCCGCTGACTTTATCATTATCCATGAACTGGAATCCACCATTGTCAGTTTTGGTCTCTTTGGGTTCTGGTCTCCGTTCAATACGTTGTCTCTTTTGTTCAGATTTAGGTCCAGGTTCGATAGGCTTTAAACCAAGCTGTCTTCGAATGGCATTAGTCTCTTCAAGAGAAAGATTAATCTCATCAGCCATGGCTTCAATATGTCAAGGAATTTTTTCTATAACTACTTCGCTGTGATGCCTGTATTAAAGTGaatcaagctcatcgcgCCATACTAATAAAGTTTCGCACTCAAGATATCACATGAAAAGTCTACACAGCTAACTATACCATTAATAATTAGTATAACCTGTATTTAAATGAAAAGGTAAAGTAGCCATGTTGTTACTTTCGAATGATCGTACTAATATTTTCTCAGTCTTTAAATCTTCGCTAATTTACAGAAAAATCAATTAAATCTCTATGAAGCCATCTATTTGcttttctccttctttgatttcttttctttcttttctttcttctccttcttgTCCTTCTTCGATTTCTTTGATTCCtttgaatcttcttcatcttcatctctctttctcttcttttccttcttatccttcttttctttcttttccttcttctccttcttgtctttcttctccttcttctccttcttctcttcttgttcagattcagattcttcGTCATCAGAGTCAGCGTCAGATTTTGCTGGAGCAGCTGATGCAGTATCAGCATCAGCATTGTAAGCTCTGGCTTCTGAAATTTCTACCTTCTTAGCTTCACGCACCACCTTTGGTGTGGTTCTCAAATCTCTACCTTCTAATTGTGAAAGTCTGTTTTCCACCTTAGATCTTGATTCCAAACCAACATCACCAGAATCATCTCTGTCTTCTGCCAATGCATCATAACGTAGTGAAACTGCAGCCTTAGCGGCGAGCACTCTAGCGATCTTACCCTTGTTCTTACCGGTAGCTTGACCAACTAGAGATGCATGGTATAACAACCCGTATTTGGGGGTATCGTGCTTAGTCTTCAAAGCTCTGAAGAGTGCCTTCTCAGCCcccaaaatttgaatggtAGATGCAGGAGACTTAGCCAATGAAACTAAAGAACCAGCGTGAGAAATTAATCTAGCACCAACTAATTCACCGACCAATTGGGTCAAATTAGGGGCAATAGCCTTCATTCTAGCAGTCAAGTAGTTTGACAATTGTTCTCTGTAAGTAGCAAAATCCACAATTTGTTGGGCCAAAGCACCAATGTTATCCAAATCAGTCTTGGTAATTTCAGTACCCATAGAAACTTCAGCTGCAGCTTTAACACgttcttcaatttcttctggcAAAATGGCGCTCATATCGGTCTCAGCTGCCTTTGATCTAACTCCCATAGTCAAGATAATTCTTGCGTAGGCCACTAAATCAGTAACAATCTTGGCCAATTCAGGGAAATGCCAACCGTACCATTCTTTACATCTCATGGAATAAGTGTTGATCTCTTTGTCTAAGTCGTCCAAAAGGGCAATAGCTTGAATGATCATAACATCAACCTTATCTGCGGAAAACTTAAGCTTATGACGACCGATAGAGTGTGCCAAACCAAGAGACATTTTGTTTAGATCATTATCAGTTAATCCTGGCAAAAGTTCAGGCAAGTACTCCTTAACAGCTCTGTAGATATCTAGAGTAACTGCATCCGAAACCACATTGAAGTTTAAACCCAGTTTGTTAATAgaatttgccaatttaGTTTCACTAACAATCAAAGTAGATTTTTTGTCCTTTTTAACTTCATCTAAAAGGCTTTGTAGCTGTGGAGTAACTTTACCTTCAGTAATAGAGTTAGCTTCCTCCAAAGCGTTGGCAGCAGAgttaaatttggaaaaggcaGCGATcttaaattcatccaagACTTTTTCAGAAGAATCCAAGTCTTGGATCAACTTGGGGGACTTGTGAATCTTCTTGTCGGAAGCCTTTAAAAGTGCATAACCGGCAGACGTTTCAGTCAACACGTAAGACATGGCCAGTGGAGCAATGAAATGAAAGTAATTACAGATAGGATGGAAGTCAAAAATAAAAGCTCTCCCAAAGGCTCTTCGTGTTACTATCTGTTTGCTAACTCTTTTAACAGTTGATAATAcgagatgagatgagttTGCAAAAATTTTCGATGAgctttgaaaatttttttgaaaaatttcatcaagagGGACCTGAGTGCACGTGACAACAGACCAAACATTGTACACGTGAATATCATGTGATACCTCATCGCGGGTAATCgtagtaatgataataataataataataacagaCGTACATACATAAATATAGTCAAGGAATGGAGGAGTTCTAGCACTAATTTACAGTTTGTTTCCTTCTCAATGACCTCACAAAATATACGAAGGAGTGTTCAAGTGGGTCTCTTTTCATAGAGTAGAAGTTGTACCAGTAGGAACTAAATGCATCGATTGAGCAGCACTAATAGCAGCTTGTGTAGCAGCGTGTACTTTAGGATGGGATTTTTGAGTTGCAACAATAACGCAGTGCATGAAGATTGAAGATAGAAATGGAATTGTGAAATTATCATcccaattgaaaagatcgaTACCTTCACTTAATGCGGCTACTAACCCACCTAGCCATGAAATTTCGAAAAGACTCAAGAAACTCGTTTCTGGACTCCAAGCAATCTCACCAGGACGATTCACATAGTGGTAGTGAGGTACAAAATAACCGTAAAATCCAAGACATGTGAACACACCTACCGTAAATGCGGCTAGGGAACCGGCTAGAGATTTGTTACCGGAAATTTTAGGAGTTAGATGACCATATTTCCTCCCAAAGGTGGATGCTGCAGTGTCAGACCAACTTAATAGAAACAGTGAAATTACAGCCACATCTTTGGAGAAAAACGtaaatgaaaagatcaatcCCAAAAGGTACCAAAGAACACCGTTATAACCATGGATTTCCTTTTCTCTCATTAGGGCACCCACTGTACGACAGTAAGCCTTATTGAATAATGGCCAGCGTAATCTTAATAAATCTAATGCACCTATAATGATAAACGCATAAATCAATGGCCACTTGATTTTTGTATAGTCCACATTTTGAGTGTAAAGGTATAACGTTATGAATCCGATAGATGAATGAAATGACTTACGTGGAACTTCATTTTTAGCGATAAAGTTACCAAACCACTGGTGGGatttcaatgaaatttctttagtttTACTAGTCTCCTTTGGTTGAGGAGAACTATTAGCTGCTGAATCAACATTCTCTCTTTTACCTTTGTACGTACCTTGGGAATCCTGTTCAGAGTGACGTTGATAACCGTTTGAACTCGGTATATTATTAACTTCTTGAACCATGGTCTGAATTAATGATTCAGCTTGACGGGGTTAATAAGACTGTAGAGCTAGTTATCACTGTAATACCTGTCTAACTATGTGCTGATACTATTGATTGAGATGTTTACGCATCTCGAGAAATGATCAAGCGAATTAATCGGCCACTAAGGTGTTACCCGCAATGAATGTGAAGATCTATCGGTGAAGGGACCAACTTGACGCCGGTacgaataataatactaacAACGACAATATTAATAGTATTAGTACGTATTCCAACCTACGCTTAAATTTGGTTTGTTTTAAAATCTACAAAACTGATTTGATTATACATAACAGTAAAGGATTAGagatgaaaagagaaaaaatttaTAGATG
The genomic region above belongs to Zygosaccharomyces rouxii strain CBS732 chromosome F complete sequence and contains:
- the SLY41 gene encoding Sly41p (similar to uniprot|P22215 Saccharomyces cerevisiae YOR307C SLY41 multicopy suppressor of ypt1 deletion homolog of chloroplast phosphate transporter), whose translation is MITTQSTTHRRLSVNNNAYATESTQARKQQDLLDRPKLLVRGQGPLSRIALCKQKFVGLFPQDVQRYLPEVDIKVTAICLIWYVTSSVSSNLSKAILKEFTHPVALTELQFLASALLCVGFITLVNYLQRPGLQTGRLARACSNFPEGILPCYLDGNFKDSISGKFLVPCKIVLMTTFPMGIFQFIGHISTHKATSLIPVSLVHSIKALSPIITVSYYRLFQGRQYNPMTYYTLIPLIMGVMVTCWATHGSRTPNSSSNKNLQMGSGFIFASLSMLIFVSQNIFAKGILTVKRNRGILPSSSPTTSKRKEVSPLQIDKITILFYCSCMGFLLTLPPFLTNELFQHQSVFQDLNGRVSSLIVLHGFAHFLQALLAFQLIGMLSSVNYSVANIMKRIVIILVALVWESKLNVIQLVGLSMTLGGLYGYDKWGSRSPVN
- the RRG7 gene encoding Rrg7p (similar to uniprot|Q08774 Saccharomyces cerevisiae YOR305W Hypothetical ORF) — its product is MSRLKAINGIMLRPIIWKRPSSNDAILQFIRQNQEISQSSVFQGTLYEHTVMRELSGKLSMNQLQKIGGSHDRGVDIRGQWPLDFVFGQVTKVVPLDAVPKRCKIHGTTLKPLRCKIEENDGKLDPLKALVQCKAFSGSKVSPREFRELVGTFASIVPDSQRNRSVILMCSPNLLTKEGLSLINTVKVPLIYLRIEMLQRIGDNYDVDNSGRLLNYYENDYAAALLQGCGIKEWLKLSLYRR
- the BIL1 gene encoding Bil1p (similar to uniprot|O14468 Saccharomyces cerevisiae YOR304C-A), with the translated sequence MSTASPDRTSNREEQTPLTSSSSASTGKTTTEQDDKQGSTVTVFELTSEIKKCLKDLEDSIQSNDEKFEKTMKRFESKIKTLE
- the YHM2 gene encoding Yhm2p (highly similar to uniprot|Q04013 Saccharomyces cerevisiae YMR241W YHM2 Yeast suppressor gene of HM mutant (abf2) DNA-binding protein mtDNA stabilizing protein mitochondrial inner membrane protein with low homology to RIM2), producing MSSSPPQELKKKPISFSNILLGAGLNLAEVSTLGQPLEVVKTTMAAHRQFTFAQAIRHVWSRGGIFGFFQGLIPWAWIEGSTKGAVLLFVSAESEYRYRSFGLNNFFAGIMGGITGGLAQAYLTMGFCTCMKTVEITRSKAAEAGIPPSTWQIFRQIYAKEGIRGINRGVNAVAIRQMTNWGSRFGLARLVEEGMRKFSGKGADDRLSAVEKIGASVVGGGLSAWNQPIEVVRVEMQSRTHDPNRPKNLTVAKTLKYIYQSNGLKGLYRGVTPRIGLGVWQTVFMVGVGDIAREFVAKLTGEKPAGKH
- a CDS encoding hydantoinase/dihydropyrimidinase family protein (conserved hypothetical protein), with translation MSIYDLVIKNGFVCTASDFYPADIGICEGKITTIAGSIDSELSKEVIDAEGGVITPGGVDAHVHVEEPVKLMGDVIDTMSTVTRSAVAGGTTTVIAFASQDANLKGPKALSDSVGKTIESYEKETLYCDYGLHLILVKLEQETLNACGALDEQLCNLYKDQGVSSVKIFMTYPGLQMSDYSILNTMYATRKNGITTMVHAENGDIVKWMTDSLENQGLIEPYYHGVSRPTIVEGEATNRAIALSTMMNTPVLFVHVSSPEAVEAIRKAQTKGIKVFAETCPQYVVLSHEDTKCHHGDTDRFEGAKNICSPPLREDQVKECLWRAMDNGTFTIVSSDHCAYLYSSEHRGKHNAFDQGKGGKFRYIPNGMPGVCTRMPLGFDHGYLNKNISSLMKFVELHCTNPAKLYGCYPQKGALLPGSSDADILIWYPNKDERGRTKINNEMLHHSCDYTPYEGLEVKNWPRYTLVRGKIVFKEGRLISGHASGQYIKRKAISDPTDKWVNEWRPAYNLSK
- the CUS1 gene encoding U2 snRNP complex subunit CUS1 (similar to uniprot|Q02554 Saccharomyces cerevisiae YMR240C CUS1 Protein required for assembly of U2 snRNP into the spliceosome forms a complex with Hsh49p and Hsh155p); translated protein: MGRKGKRHSTRNQNSNPHGKLEIAKLLDTRRAHHKESGKETTKHESTLEKQFEPLFEKFQIPQDSSSSQVVVYDDEAEPGEVPPMVEEVDEDENNQKDRLLSKRKLRKVSKPTLYELKKSVPYPQVIEWYDRDSQYPYLQASIKSSKNMVPVPSHWQNKKEYLSGRSLLEKRPFELPEIIKETDIEQMRQVMPDETKDSTLKETARARVQPKVGTLDIDYKKLHDVFFKLGTNWKPDVLLPFGDLYYEGRNLYEEAQWKKLVRDKKPGKISAELRSIMNLGEGQLPPWCMKMKNAGMPPSYPNLKVAGLNWGIENLKGDTYGTLSTQQGTKDKTKYFGQMILLDEPEQEEIEDQSEGLVYQDDAAKVEQKDNNTQAIEAPIEIEPQEASKEPDEAPRPLFTIMKEKKSDTASDTTGSRTIYAISNNDKEAEEPSKSKQDSNEEDRQDHIENFKF